The DNA sequence GGCACCGGCTGGATCGGCAGCGAAACCTGGCTGCTCAACCTTCCGTTTCCAAAGGAAGCGCCGGATGAAATAGGTCTCTCCGTGGGGTTTGCCTCGCATTGGGCCGCCTATCAAAACCCGGCCTATGCCGATGGCCAGAGAAAATTCTTCGACGAGGTGCACCGAGCCGGCGCGGTGGCGGTGACTCAATTGACCCACCTCAGTGCGGTGTGGGCTCCTTCGCCGGTGGTCGTTGTCGGGGCCCAGGATTACACGCCGCATGTGATGGGCGACGAAGAGATCGAATTCTGTCTCAACTCCTACGCCGATGCCGCGGCGGCTGCCAAGGATCTGGGAGCGGATGGCATCGAGATTCACTGCGCCCACGAGACTTTGTGCTACAGTTTTCTGTCGCCGGCGACGAATCAGCGCACCGACCGGTGGGGCGGTGGCCCTCAGGAGCGCATCCGCTTCGTCGTGGAAACGCTGGAGCGCGTCCGCAAACGTATCGGCAACTCGCTCGCGTTGGGTATCCGCATGAGCGGCCAGGAGTTTCGGCAGGGCGGCTACGACAACCTGCAAATGCGCGAGATGCTCTATGCTATCGGCGAAACCGGCCTGATCGATTTTGCGGACATCGATACCGGTCACTGCTGGGGTGCGCCTTCCTATGTGCCAGCGTCGTACTATGGTCATGCAGAGTATCGCGAGTGCGGCAAAGCGGCGCGCGCCGACCTGGATCCGAAAATCGCCGTCCTGTTCACCGGGCGCATCAACGACCCCGTGGTGGCGGAGGATCTCATCAAGGGCGGGTATTGCGATCTGGTGGGCATGGTGCGAGCGGGTATCGCCGATCCCGAATTCGCCAACAAGGCACGCGAGGGCCGTCTGGGCGAGATACGCCGCTGCATCAGCTGCACTCGCTGCATCGACGAGGCGTCAGAACCCAGGACCTTTCCTTACACGCCGCACTGCTCCATCAATCCGGTCATCGGCAACGAGTTGCGCTGGAAGGAACAGTTCCGGCCGGCGGACAAACCGAAACGCGTTGTGGTCGTCGGTGGTGGTCTTGCCGGATGCGAAGCGGCGCGGGTGGCAGCCATGCGTGGCCACCAGGTAACCCTGCTCGATCAGGGCAAGCGCTTGGGAGGTCAACTGCTCATCGCGGCCAAGGCCCCCGGGCGCGATGACTTCGAAGACCAGGTGTATTTCGAGGAAAACGAGATGGAGCGTCTGGGAGTCGATGTGCGGCTCCAGACCAAAGCGGATATTGCTGCAATCAAAGCGCTGTCGCCGGACGCGGTGGTCATTGCAACGGGTTCGATCCCGCGTATGCCCAAGGAGATTCCCGGTATCAACCTGCCACATGTGGTACAGGGCTGGGATGTGATGCAGGGCAAGGCATCAACCGGAAATCGGGTCGCCATCATATCGCAGGAGGACTATTACGAAACGCCCTGCGTTGCCGAATTCCTGGCCGAACACGGCAAACAGGTGGAGATCTTTCACAAGTCCGTCCATTTGGGCTTCGAGATTGCCAGATATTCGATCGGTATGGTCTTGAGCCGCATGGAGAATTGCGGCGTCACCATCCATCCGAACCTGATCCTGAAGGAGGTTCGGACCGACGGGTTCGAACTCGTTTCGTCTTTCGGTGGGAAGACCTATCGCAAGGACGGGTTCGACAGTGTCGTCCTGGTGTACGGGTCGGTGCCGCAACCTGATCTGTATGACCAGCTCAAGGCCGGGGGCAGCATCCCGCAGCTCTATCTGGCGGGCTCGGCCTGGCTACCGCGCCATATGGCTGAGGCGACACGGCATGGTGCCAGCATCGGGTTGGTGATTTAACAGCCCGCTGAAAAAGTGCGCGCTCATGGATTCCGACCACCAACGACGCCAACATGTTGATGGGCATCCTCAAGAAGGACTACTACCTCCGCGGGTGCATCAAAGTGAACGTGGAGAAGTCCTACCGGGTGTTCAAGGGTAAAAAGTAATGAGTCCTACGAGAGCCGGGACCAAGGCAAAAGCGAAGGCCGCCAAGGTGAAGAGCAAGCCTGCTGCTGGGGCGCGGTCACGGAAGCCGTCACGACCAGCCGCGGTTGGCAAACGTGCGTTGGCCCCCAAGGCGAAACAAAAGACCACCAAGCGGGCCATGTCGCTCAAAGAACAATTGGCCTTGAACGACAAGCTGTTCAAGGAAACGGGCTCCATGTTCGGCTTGACGAAGATGAAGCGCAAGCAGCAGGACCCGGGCACCTACGAGGCTGCCTGGCACATCCTGCTCAACATCTGCAACACCGGCTGGGTCGTCGGCTGCAAGGTGTCGTCCTCGCCGGCCGCGGCGGAAGGCGGTGATGCCGTGTGGGCCCTGCACGTGCCCACCGGTGAGGCCATCTGCACCTCCCGGGGCATTATTTCCCACCCCGGCCTGCTGTCGCAGTTGATCCGTTCCTACATCGAGAGCGACTACGAAGTGAACCCGGGCTTTCGGCCGGGCGACATCTTCGAGAACAACGATCCACATTACGGCGGCCTCCATTCCCCGGACTTTCAGACCACCATCCCGATCTTTGACGAAGGGAAACTGGTGGCGTGGGCATCCTCGGTGAGCCATGTCATGGACGCCGGCTTCATTCTGCCGGGCTCCATCGGCTTTCTGAACCCGGACTGCTTCAGTGACGGTGTGCCGGTCACCATGGAGCGGGTGGGAGAGAATGATGCGTACTATCCGTGGTACGAGCGGCGCATGCGTTCGCGTACTCGCACTCCCGAGTGGGTGATCGGGGACGCGCAAGGCCGGCTGGCCGGCTGCCTGACCATCCGGGACCGTGTGCTCAAGGTGATCGACAAGTACGGTCTGGATTTCTTCCAGGGGGCCACGCGCGAGTACATCGAGGATAGCCGCCGCTATGCAGTCGGGCGCATGAAAACGCAGGCCGTGCCCGGCCGGATCCGCAAGTCGAACTTCAAGGATCTGGCCATGAAGGGTAAGCGTGTCATCAAGCCCGAGCAGGACGTCGATATCCTCTTCAATCAGCCGATGGAGATCAACATCGACGGCAATGCCAAGGCGCGGTTCTCGCTGCGTGGCGCTAGTGGCTGGGTGCCGTTCGGTCTGAACATCACGCCGGGGGCGTTGATCTCCGGCATGCTGAATGGTTTTTCGCACATGGTCGGCTTCGACATGTTCAACTGGGGCTCGGTGGCGGCCTGGGAGATCGAGACGCCGCCGGCGGGCTCCTGGGGCAATCCCTTCCCGGTCAACTGGTTCGCCGCTTGCGGCATCGCGTGGGCGCCGGCCGTGATGTGGCTGAGTTCGCTGTACGAATCTCTCGGGCGTCTCTACTGGTCGCGTGGTTTCATCGAGGAGGTCGCCGCCGGTGGCGCCACGACCATGACCGCCGAGTTCTCGGGGATGAACCAGTTCGGTATCTACGCGGTCGGCATGACACTCGAGCAGGGTAGCAACGGCTCGCCCGCGCGCGGTATGGCCGATGGCGAGCACGCCGCCTGGTCGATCTACACGCCCAATGGCGACTTCGGCAACGCCGAGGTGACCGAGTTGTTCTACCCGGTCATGTTTCTCGGCCGTAACCTTCGGCCCGACTCCGGCGGTTACGGGAAGTTCAGGGGTGGCCTCGGCCACACCGCCGTCTGGATGGTCAAGGGTACGACGGGTATGGAATACCAGTGCGGGTGCGCCGGCATCCGCAGCAAGACGCTTGCCAACCACGGCATGTTCGGTGCCTATCCGATCGTTCCGGACCGTGCCGGTTATGCCAGCCGCACCAACGTGAAAGAGCTGATTGACTCCCAACAGCCACTGGTGCATGCGATCGGCGACCCCGAAAATTCAGATCTTGTCAAGAACATCAAGGCTGAGGTCATGAAGCCAAACGAGATTGCCCCGTTCGTCACTACGGAGTTGCTGCACGACTACGACATCATCGTGCATCCGATCTCCGGCTCGCAGGCGCTCGGCGATCCGATCGAACGCAGCACGGCGTTGGTGAAGGCCGACCTCGACAACGAGTGGACACGGCCGTGGGTGGCCGAGTCGATCAATGGTGTGGTTGCCAGGCATAACGACAGCACGCGTGAGTGGACGGTCGACGAGACGGCGACCGAGGTCAGGCGCGCCGAAATACGCGAGGCGCGCAAGAAGCGCGGTGTGCCATTCAAGCAGTGGTGGCAGCAGGAGCGCAAGAAAATCATCGCCAAGGAGAACATGGCGAGCGCGGTGCTCGTCATGTGGCGCCAGTCTTCGCAGCTCTCCCCCGACTATGGGCGGGAGATCCGGGAGTTTTGGAATCTGCCTGAGGACTTCGCGTTCTAGGCTGGCCGACGCGTGGTCGAGACCATCCAAGGAGGCCCATTGTGCCGATCTACGACATTACTGAAATAGAAAAACTGGTCGACGGCAAGCTGCCCTGGCCCCAGGTGCAGCAGATCATGAAGGAGGCCAAGGACACCGACCGCTTCGACAAGTGGGTCGAGATCCTGCAGCGTCGCGTGGCGTGGAAGGAGAAGATCCTGCTGCCGCTCGGGCCCAACCTGTTCATCGTCCAGAAGGGCAAGGAGCGCGTGGTCAAGTGTCGCTGCGGTCACGAATTCTGTGACTACCGGATCAACTGGAAGCTCGAGTCGCTGATCTACGTGCGTGAGACCACCGAGCAACTCCACGAGATCTACCGCGGGCTCGAGCAGCCCGATGCCGAGTGGGTGCAGGTCCGCGAATACTACTGCCCCGGCTGCGGGGACCAGCTCGAGGTCGAGGCCGTGCCGCGCGGGTGTCCGCCGGACTTCGAATTTCTGCCCGATCTGGATACGTTCTATCGCGACTGGCTCGGGCGCCCCCTGCCGGATCAGAAGGAGTTTGTCGACAAGACCCCGGAGATCATCCGCCAGTGGTCGAAGTGACGGGAGAGGGAGCGGAGCACGCATAGACTATGAGCAAGGCCCTGGAAGACGTATCCGTAGTGGATCTGACCACGGAGTTCTGGTCGTCGATCGGGACCGCCCTCTTAGGCGATTTCGGCGCCCGTGTCATCAAAATTGAGGCTCTTCCGGGAGCCTGCGCCCGCGCCCGCGACCAACGGCCTGATCAGGACCCAGCCGTCGCGTGGGACTACAACGCCGAGTTGGCGCAGCGCAACAAGCTGAGCCTCGCTTTGAATGTCGACGACGACGCGGGGCGTGCCATTCTACGGGATCTCATCCGCAAGGCCGACGTGTTTGTCACCGACTGGCCGCGCCTTCGCGTCGAGCAGGAGGGACTCGGTTACGCCAGCCTCTGCGCGTTGAGACCGGACATCATCTACGCCAGGGCATCGGGCTTCGGACCCAAAGGGCCCGACCGCGATCTGCCCGCGCTGGACGAACTGGCCGCGGCGCGCACGGGCATGATGCCGATCTTGCCGCAACCCGGCCAGCCCCCCGTCTACGCGGGTGCCGGACAGATGTACACCGCCGTCATGCTTGCCCTCGGCATCTCCCTCGCCCTGCATCACCGCCAGGCCACCGGGGAGGGTCAGGAAGTCGACGTCTCGCTGTTCGCCGGTAACATGTACGGCGCGAGCTTGGAGGTGCAGGCCTTCCTGGCCATGGGAGGAGAGCGCTTTCTGCGTCCGGTTGCGCGTATGGACGCCGGCAACCCGATGAGCGGTGTCCTCTACCCTTCCCAGGACGGACGCTGGGTGTGTCTCACCATGCCCGATACCGATCGTTGGTGGCCGGGCTTCGCCGCAATGATGGGCCTGGACGTGAACGATCCCCGCTTCAATAGCCACGAGAAGCGCTGTGGGGAGAGCCGGCTCGAGATGATTCGTGTGCTCGAAGAAGCGTTCCGCCAGCAGCCGGCAGCCCACTGGAAGCGCGTCCTGACAGAGCGCCAGCTTTCGGCCGATGTCATCGAGGGCTTCGACTACCCGGCCAACGACCCGCAGGCGTTCCGCAATCGCTACATTATGGAGTTGGACCGCCCTGGAGTCGGCCGGATCAAGACGCTGGGCTTCCCGATCTTCATGAGCGAGACCCCGGGCCGGCTCAATCGTACCGCTCCGTGCCTGGGCCAGCATTCCGCCGAGATCCTGCATGACGTGCTGGGGTATTCGGAGGAACGCATCGGTGAGCTCGAAGCGAACGGTATCATCGCGTAGATTAGCTAGCCCCTCGGCCCTACACTTGTTGCCGCACTCGTCCGCCGTGGCATGCTCGACCGTTGATCGGCGCACTCCGGTGTGTATAATCTGAGTGGAATTTACACACCATGAGGAGCGGATGCCGATGCGATCAGCAAGAGCCCTGGCCAGAAAAAACTTGATCGTGGATGCGGGTAGTATTCGCGCCCTAAAGCGAGTCCTGGACGTGACGACTGAATCCGAAGCGGTGCGCATCGCCGTGCGAGATCGCCTCGCCCTGGAGGAGGCACAGGCGGCTTTCGGGCGTATCCGCGCCCGCGGAGGAATCGACGACATCTTTCGGCGCAGCGCCCCGCCTCTGCGCAAGTCCGCGGGATGACGGCGCGCCCGGTCCTCTTTGATACCTCGATCTACATCCCACACTTACGTGGTGAGGCGTATACCGCGCTGATCGGGAATGCGGTGCGCAGCGCGCGGGTGCGCCTGAGCGCAGTGGTCCTGGCGGAGCTGTACGCCGGAACGCGGTCACCGCGCGATAAGGCTGACCTCGACATTGTCCGCCGTGGATATCAATCGCTCGGATTTCTTTCCGTGCCCGATGCCGAAGACTGGGCGCGGGCTGGGCAGGCGATCCGTCGCTATCGTCATGTGTACGGAGACATCGAGCCGCGCGCGCATCTGAACGACGTCCTCATTCTGCTGTCCGGTGCCCGCATCGGCGCCGAAGTCGTCACCGAGAACGCTGTGCCCTTCACCCGCTGGGCCGTTCTCTTTCGGCGCATGGGGTTTCCCGTCCGGGTGCGAAAAGTGCGTCGGGAAGATCATCGCGACTGAACGCCCGCATTCAGACCGAGGGTATATTCGAGCCATAGCGTTCGCACGCCGCAGGCGCGTCACGACGGGCACCCTCGGTGCGCCGTTCGTGACGGAAGAACCGGCAATGTGTTCGACCTGGTCGGCGAGGTCGCGGTCAGCGGCGCGTTTTCGGACGAGCCGCTTTCCCATTCCGCTTCCTCTCCGCCTCAAGCTCGTCCACACGTGCGTGGAGCCGCCTAAAAAGCGCCTTCACGTCGCCTTTGGCGTTCCCGCTCTTCAACCCCTCGAGAAGCAGCCGTTCAAGCTCCCGTTCGCCTTCTTCGTCCCGGTCCGCCCGGATGAGGTGGCGCACGTATTCCGTGGGTGTCCCAAAGCCACCCTTGTCCGTTCGCCGGTCGACGAACTTGCGCAGGTCCTTCGGCATGTTCACGTTCAGCGATGCCATGGCCTGATGCTCCCATGGTTGGGCGAATATTGTCAACATCTGCCCAGCTTCTTCGCTAGGGTAGGGCGAGGAGACGACAAGAGAGCGACCCACTGCGTCCCACTACCGTCGCACAGCATGCTTGCGGCATGCGTTGGTGACCGTTCCGCGGCTGGCCCAAGGCACGGTGCCACCGGCCGCACTTGTAACGGCTTCGAGCTGTGAGGGCGTTCCCCGTTACCGACCCGTCAGGTTCTCCCTGGCGGCTCATTTTCGCGGTCGCCGTCTATCGCAAGCTGCGACAGGGTCAGCGATCAAAGAAGTGCCGTTTGAAGATACGAGCGCACGTCTGCTCCCGAGCCGCTGGCGCTTTTCTTGGTGGAAAGCGACAGCGCCGAGAATCGGAATTGACAACTGTAGCATCCAGCAACCGTAGGGTGGGCACTGCCCACCGCTGGGTGGGGCGGTCGTGTTGCCAAGTCAATGCGCTGGAGCTAATTGGCGTGACTGATCGGCGGTTCGTCGGTGCCCGATTACCGCAGAGCATACTTCCGGGTGGAACATTCTTTCTGACGTTTGTGACCTTCGAACGCCAGCGCCTGCTCGCAGAACCGTACGACATCGCGCGCCTACGGCGTGCCATCGCGGCCGTAAAACGCGAACGCCCTTTCGAAATCATCGCCGCTGCGGTCATGCCAGATCACATACACTTCGTCTGGACCTTGCCTCCAGGTGACGCCGACTTCTCGTCTCGGGCCGGCCGATTCAAGGCGCTCTTCACCCGCTCACTGACCGAATCGCGCACGCTGGAGGCCGCTACAACCCGTTCTCGTCAACGGCATCGTGAAAGCAATGTCTGGCAACGTCGTTTTTGGGAACACGTGGTCCGCGACGAGCGCGACTTGGAGCGACATCTCGATTACATCCACTACAACCCGGTCAAGCATGGTTTGGTGAGATGCCCCCACCTGTGGCCGCACTCCAGCTTCATGCGATGGGTGCGGCAGGGGGCGTACGCGGGCGATTGGTGTTGCGGCGGCGCGGTGCGGCGGGGTTCGGTTCCGGATTTTTCCGATATCGCCAATACCATTGGCGAGTGACCAGCGTCTTTCGAGCTTGCGGCCAACGGAGACAGAACAGAGTGGTGGGCGGTGCCCACCCTACAACTGGCTACCGGGAGAATCTGGGGTTCCCTGTGCCGCCGCTTGTGTGCCGCCGCTTGTTGCCACCTTCGGTCGCCGTGGGATAGAAGCAGTGTCGGGAACCAGCAACGCGGGTTGCCGGAACACCACAGAGAGGAAGAGACGTGGCCGGGGCATTGGAAGGAATACGAGTCATTGACCTGACGGTATGGTTTCAGGGTCCGGTGGCCGCTCAGCACTTGGCTGACTTCGGCGCCGAGGTGATCAAGGTCGAACGCCCGCAGGGCGGCGATCAGGGCCGCGGCGTGCGCAGCATCAAGGCGCTGCCGATCGGCGATTGGAACCAGTACTTTCTGGTGATCAATCGCAACAA is a window from the Candidatus Binatia bacterium genome containing:
- a CDS encoding FAD-dependent oxidoreductase translates to MSQVKFEHLFTPLQVGPMRVPNRICETTNTINSSMAPGLIDDHFIAHHVAKAQGGTGWIGSETWLLNLPFPKEAPDEIGLSVGFASHWAAYQNPAYADGQRKFFDEVHRAGAVAVTQLTHLSAVWAPSPVVVVGAQDYTPHVMGDEEIEFCLNSYADAAAAAKDLGADGIEIHCAHETLCYSFLSPATNQRTDRWGGGPQERIRFVVETLERVRKRIGNSLALGIRMSGQEFRQGGYDNLQMREMLYAIGETGLIDFADIDTGHCWGAPSYVPASYYGHAEYRECGKAARADLDPKIAVLFTGRINDPVVAEDLIKGGYCDLVGMVRAGIADPEFANKAREGRLGEIRRCISCTRCIDEASEPRTFPYTPHCSINPVIGNELRWKEQFRPADKPKRVVVVGGGLAGCEAARVAAMRGHQVTLLDQGKRLGGQLLIAAKAPGRDDFEDQVYFEENEMERLGVDVRLQTKADIAAIKALSPDAVVIATGSIPRMPKEIPGINLPHVVQGWDVMQGKASTGNRVAIISQEDYYETPCVAEFLAEHGKQVEIFHKSVHLGFEIARYSIGMVLSRMENCGVTIHPNLILKEVRTDGFELVSSFGGKTYRKDGFDSVVLVYGSVPQPDLYDQLKAGGSIPQLYLAGSAWLPRHMAEATRHGASIGLVI
- a CDS encoding hydantoinase B/oxoprolinase family protein; translated protein: MSPTRAGTKAKAKAAKVKSKPAAGARSRKPSRPAAVGKRALAPKAKQKTTKRAMSLKEQLALNDKLFKETGSMFGLTKMKRKQQDPGTYEAAWHILLNICNTGWVVGCKVSSSPAAAEGGDAVWALHVPTGEAICTSRGIISHPGLLSQLIRSYIESDYEVNPGFRPGDIFENNDPHYGGLHSPDFQTTIPIFDEGKLVAWASSVSHVMDAGFILPGSIGFLNPDCFSDGVPVTMERVGENDAYYPWYERRMRSRTRTPEWVIGDAQGRLAGCLTIRDRVLKVIDKYGLDFFQGATREYIEDSRRYAVGRMKTQAVPGRIRKSNFKDLAMKGKRVIKPEQDVDILFNQPMEINIDGNAKARFSLRGASGWVPFGLNITPGALISGMLNGFSHMVGFDMFNWGSVAAWEIETPPAGSWGNPFPVNWFAACGIAWAPAVMWLSSLYESLGRLYWSRGFIEEVAAGGATTMTAEFSGMNQFGIYAVGMTLEQGSNGSPARGMADGEHAAWSIYTPNGDFGNAEVTELFYPVMFLGRNLRPDSGGYGKFRGGLGHTAVWMVKGTTGMEYQCGCAGIRSKTLANHGMFGAYPIVPDRAGYASRTNVKELIDSQQPLVHAIGDPENSDLVKNIKAEVMKPNEIAPFVTTELLHDYDIIVHPISGSQALGDPIERSTALVKADLDNEWTRPWVAESINGVVARHNDSTREWTVDETATEVRRAEIREARKKRGVPFKQWWQQERKKIIAKENMASAVLVMWRQSSQLSPDYGREIREFWNLPEDFAF
- a CDS encoding acetone carboxylase subunit gamma; the encoded protein is MPIYDITEIEKLVDGKLPWPQVQQIMKEAKDTDRFDKWVEILQRRVAWKEKILLPLGPNLFIVQKGKERVVKCRCGHEFCDYRINWKLESLIYVRETTEQLHEIYRGLEQPDAEWVQVREYYCPGCGDQLEVEAVPRGCPPDFEFLPDLDTFYRDWLGRPLPDQKEFVDKTPEIIRQWSK
- a CDS encoding CoA transferase, whose amino-acid sequence is MSKALEDVSVVDLTTEFWSSIGTALLGDFGARVIKIEALPGACARARDQRPDQDPAVAWDYNAELAQRNKLSLALNVDDDAGRAILRDLIRKADVFVTDWPRLRVEQEGLGYASLCALRPDIIYARASGFGPKGPDRDLPALDELAAARTGMMPILPQPGQPPVYAGAGQMYTAVMLALGISLALHHRQATGEGQEVDVSLFAGNMYGASLEVQAFLAMGGERFLRPVARMDAGNPMSGVLYPSQDGRWVCLTMPDTDRWWPGFAAMMGLDVNDPRFNSHEKRCGESRLEMIRVLEEAFRQQPAAHWKRVLTERQLSADVIEGFDYPANDPQAFRNRYIMELDRPGVGRIKTLGFPIFMSETPGRLNRTAPCLGQHSAEILHDVLGYSEERIGELEANGIIA
- a CDS encoding PIN domain-containing protein, which translates into the protein MTARPVLFDTSIYIPHLRGEAYTALIGNAVRSARVRLSAVVLAELYAGTRSPRDKADLDIVRRGYQSLGFLSVPDAEDWARAGQAIRRYRHVYGDIEPRAHLNDVLILLSGARIGAEVVTENAVPFTRWAVLFRRMGFPVRVRKVRREDHRD
- a CDS encoding type II toxin-antitoxin system ParD family antitoxin, whose product is MASLNVNMPKDLRKFVDRRTDKGGFGTPTEYVRHLIRADRDEEGERELERLLLEGLKSGNAKGDVKALFRRLHARVDELEAERKRNGKAARPKTRR
- a CDS encoding transposase, encoding MTDRRFVGARLPQSILPGGTFFLTFVTFERQRLLAEPYDIARLRRAIAAVKRERPFEIIAAAVMPDHIHFVWTLPPGDADFSSRAGRFKALFTRSLTESRTLEAATTRSRQRHRESNVWQRRFWEHVVRDERDLERHLDYIHYNPVKHGLVRCPHLWPHSSFMRWVRQGAYAGDWCCGGAVRRGSVPDFSDIANTIGE